The Wansuia hejianensis genomic interval CACACAGGAAAACGCCAAAAAGTACGGCTGCAGCATCCCCTGGGTCCTGCTGATGGATCCGACCAGCGCCTGCAACCTGCGCTGCACCGGATGCTGGGCGGCGGAATACGGCCACAAGATGAACCTAAGCTACGAGATGATGGATAGCATCGTAGCCCAGGGCCGTGACCTGGGAATCCATGTATACCTTTTCACCGGCGGCGAGCCGTTAGTACGCAAGGCCGATATCATCCGTCTCTGCGAAAAATACCAGGACTGCGCGTTCCACTGTTTCACTAACGGAACGCTGATTGACGAAGATTTCTGCAAAGAGCTGCGCCGGGTGGGCAATTTCGTTCCGTCAATCAGCCTCGAAGGCTTCAGGGCTGAAAATGACGCCAGAAGAGGGGAAGGCACCTTTGACAAAGTCATGCACGCCATGGACCTTCTCAAAGCGCACAAGCTGCTGTTTGGCACTTCCATCTGCTATACCAGCCAGAATTATAAGACAGTCACCTCTGATGAATTCCTGGATATGATCATCGGAAAGGGCGTCCGCTACACCTGGTATTTCCACTACATGCCCGTAGGCAACGACGCCTCTACCGACCTGCTTCTGAACCCGGAGCAGAGAGAATACATGTACCACAGAGTGCGGGAAATCCGTGATTTCGAGGGCGGAAAACCAATCTTCGCCCTGGATTTCCAGAATGACGGTGAATTCGTCAGCGGCTGCGTGGCCGGAGGTAAATATTACTGCCATATCAACCCCAACGGCGACGTGGAGCCTTGCGTATTCATACATTATTCCAGCGCCAACATCAAGGAAAAATCCCTGCTTGAGTGTCTCCAGCAGCCCCTGTTCCTGGAATACCAGGCCAACCAGCCCTTTAACGACAACCACCTGCGGCCCTGCCCAATGCTTGAGAACCCGGAACGCCTTCAGGAAATGGTACACGCAACAGGCGCCAAATCCACCGACCTGGAAGCGCCCGAGACCTGTGAACATCTCTGCGGCAAATGTTCCCATTACGCGGAAGAGTGGAAACCCGTTGCAGAAAAGCTCTGGGACAAAGATCACTTCTCCAGAAAAGACTGATCTTTAAAGGGGTGTTGCCCGGTCACTGATATTCAGCGCCCGGGTAACACCCCTGATTATTTACTGTTTTCTATTGCTGCGGTATTTAACCGCCCGTTCTCTTAAGTCTTAACCGCCTGATCTGTGAAGCTGCGATACCATTGTTCCGCCAGAATCCTGTCCCCCCGGCCTGTCAGATGAATCCCGTCCACTGTCATCTCTCTGATCCCGTACTGCTCTGCCGCCCGGTCCAGCACATCCTGCAGTGGGACGAATTCTGCCTTATACAGAGCTGCGAGCCGGCGGATCACGAAACTCTCCTGTTCCATTATTTCCTCCCGGCACAAAATCACACCACAAAACAATTACAATCAAAAATAAGTAGCCAAACCGTATATAAAGATAGCGGCTACGATGCAGGGCAGCACATAGGCACAATATCTCCGGAGCCAGTCAGGTATCTTTGGTCCGTTCCCCTCATTGGCCTCCGCCCGGAATTTCTTCCAGCCCCATCCATAACGACTGGTACAGAACAGCACATAAATCAGTGATCCCAGAGGCAGCAGCAGATTGCTCACCAGGAAGTCTTCCAGGTCCATGATCCCGTTGCCGGCTTTCAGAGGCTCAAATCCGGACCAGAGATTGAAGCCCAGCA includes:
- a CDS encoding radical SAM protein, which gives rise to MAKADSLLHKAERKAFEVAIDAAIKHTNKDRQKALVQFVDLAEKVLGDTWSKGAYEKLREIFRDENSKWMKFANDLFDNTDPKLIKLAALNLGYEAGFRGFHITQENAKKYGCSIPWVLLMDPTSACNLRCTGCWAAEYGHKMNLSYEMMDSIVAQGRDLGIHVYLFTGGEPLVRKADIIRLCEKYQDCAFHCFTNGTLIDEDFCKELRRVGNFVPSISLEGFRAENDARRGEGTFDKVMHAMDLLKAHKLLFGTSICYTSQNYKTVTSDEFLDMIIGKGVRYTWYFHYMPVGNDASTDLLLNPEQREYMYHRVREIRDFEGGKPIFALDFQNDGEFVSGCVAGGKYYCHINPNGDVEPCVFIHYSSANIKEKSLLECLQQPLFLEYQANQPFNDNHLRPCPMLENPERLQEMVHATGAKSTDLEAPETCEHLCGKCSHYAEEWKPVAEKLWDKDHFSRKD
- a CDS encoding SGNH/GDSL hydrolase family protein: MEQESFVIRRLAALYKAEFVPLQDVLDRAAEQYGIREMTVDGIHLTGRGDRILAEQWYRSFTDQAVKT